Genomic segment of Acinetobacter larvae:
CAGGATCCATGACTTTAACGTTGTGGTACATCTTCGACACAAAATCACGTGCGGTGGCATCACTACCATTCGGCTGTTTTAAGGCATAGCCCCATGCAGACAGATAGATCCAACGCGGTAAACCACCCGTTTTAGGGTTTGGGGTAATAATCTCTACACCAGGACGAACCAAATCAGTCCAGTCATGGATTTTTTTGGGGTTGCCTTTACGCACCATAAATACAATGGTTGAAGTATACGGCGCTGAATTATGAGGGAATTGTTTTTGCCAGTTTTTATTGATTTGACCGGTCTTGGCGATTTCATCAATATCATTGGCCAGAGCCAGAGTCACTACATCGGCTTTTAAGCCATCGACCACAGCACGGGCTTGTTTACCAGAACCGCCATGCGACTGCTTAAAACGAACAGTCTTACCAGTACGACTTTGCCAGTACTGGGCAAAAGAGCTGTTAAATTCATCATAGAATTCACGTGTTGCATCATAGGACACATTGAGAAATTCTCGGTCTTCAGCCTGTGCAGTGTGTGCCAAGCCCAGTAAGCTCAAAGCCACCACTGCGCTGCGCCAAATATTTTGAATTGGATTTTTCATAAGCCACGCTTTTTTTAAATCAGTGAATGCAATATAGGCAATATGCCAGAGTGCTGCAATGCCATGCCACGACTTTGTCAGTCAAGCGCATGGTCAGGCAATTTACAGCCCAAACCATATGCTTAAGCCCCATAGCGAGCTGCGTCTAGGCATGACAACATCACGTTTTAATTAGTTTTTTGAGTGAACAACCTGCTTACAGTACTGAGATTTTTCACATCGTGATGCAAGAATATCTGCTAAGCAAAGAAAAATAATCGCTAAAAACTAGTCTACCGCATGCTTTGATGATTAACGCTGTTTTCTGATGGTCTTATGAATGTATTTTCAGCGCTGGCATACTGTTTTTAGAACATTTTTAGTCGAGCGGCTACGCGCTGGTCTGTGGCTGGAGCAAAGCCGGTCTGTTCGTCTATTTTTTGCCAAATAAATGAAAAAAAATGATAACTTAGCGTTTTAGAAATGCTAAAATCTCAGCTACCACTTTAATTTCATACGTATTTGTGACAAAGTGAAATACCCTTTTGACACATTGATCAAGCTACAAGTCTGATCATTTCTCTCGGTGTATTCACAGTCATCCGCTTATTGGGTCTGTTCTCTTGAAGCGAGTTGTGAGGATCGATGCACATACGACTTCCTCAATACTGCTTCTTCAATACAGACAGCCTCACTCAAACAAGGGATATGGCGAATTAGGTGTAACAACAACAAAACCAAGCTTCTAGAAAGGATATTTGAAATGAAAAGTAAGATTTTAAAAGTCCACTTTTTTGTGCTTTTAGCGCTGGGGTTTGCTGTAACGGCACAGGCAAATGCAATTCGTCATTGCACCCCCACGCCACACGCTGCTAAAATTTCACCGATCGAAAAAGCGCTGATTCAGCAGAAATGCAACAATCAACATCATCGTGACCAAGATCGTCTAAAATTGATGACCAATTTAAAAGTTGAACCCACACAGAACTTCTTAGCTGAACAACACCAGCGCTTTTCACGCTTCATACAAAGTATTTTTCAACCCGCGCAAAACTCTTAAGGCTTGACGACTGCAACAGATATACATGTCTATGCCGCAATGTAATTAAGCGCTTATGCCCAGCTGATTTTTCGTTATACTATAGCCTATTGTTCTAATTCTTGATATTTGGCTATGACTGTTCGTACTCGTATTGCTCCATCCCCTACTGGATTCCCTCACGTTGGTACCGCATATATTGCTTTATTCAATTTATGTTTTGCCAAAAAACATGGTGGTGAATTTATTCTGCGTATCGAAGATACCGACCAAGTGCGTTCTACCGCCGAATCTGAAAAAATGATTTTAGATTCACTCCGTTGGTTAGGACTCAATTGGGTTGAAGGTCCTGATATTGGCGGACCACATGCACCCTATCGTCAGTCTGAGCGCATGCATATCTACAAACAATACGCCTTAGAGCTGGTGGAAAAAGGTCATGCATTCTACTGCTTTGCTACTGCAGAAGAGCTTGATCAAATGCGTGCAGAACAACAAGCACGCGGTGAAACACCCCGTTATGATGGTCGTGGCTTGAACTTATCGGCAGAAGAAGTACAACGTCGCCTTGCAGCGGGTGAACCGCATGTCATCCGTATGAAAGTTCCTAGTGAAGGAATCTGTACCTTCAATGACCTGTTACGTGGTGAGGTCGAGATTCCTTGGGCACAAGTCGATATGCAAGTCCTACTCAAAACCGATGGCTTACCGACCTATCACTTGGCCAATGTGGTTGATGACCATCTGATGGAAATCACCCATGTTATACGCGGTGAAGAATGGATTCCATCGGCACCCAAACATCAGTTGCTATACCAGTATTTTGGTTGGGACATGCCAACGATCTGTCATATGCCCTTGCTGCGTAACCCAGATAAATCCAAACTGTCTAAACGTAAAAACCCAACATCAATCACCTATTACAAAGATATCGGTGTATTGCCTGAAGCCTTATTGAACTATTTAGGACGTATGGGCTGGTCTATGCCTGACGAACGTGAACAGTTCTCTTTGGATGAAATGATTGAACATTTCGATATTCAACGGGTTTCTCTGGGTGGACCCATCTTTGATGTAGACAAACTGAGCTGGCTCAATGGTCAATGGATCAAAGGCTTAACCCCAGCACAGTTATTAGATCGCCTCCTCAACTGGAAATCTGATCGCAATAAACTAGAAGACATCGCCGCAGCGATTCAACCCCGTATTCAGTTATTGGCCGATGCCGTCAACTGGGCTGGTTTTTATTTCAATCAATTCCCAACATTGAGCAAAGAAGATTTCGTCAGCAAAAAACTGACTGAAGAACAAGTCCGTCAAAGCCTACAGTTTGCAATCTGGCGTTTAGAAGCACTCAGCAGCTGGAATAACGATAGCGTGAGCCAGACCTTAATGGACTTGGCCGCACAAATGGAAATCAAACTACGTGATTTCATGCCCAGCTTCTTTATTGCGATCGCCGGTTCAACCAGCTCAACTCCAGTGATGCAATCGATGGTCACGCTAGGACCCGATCTCAGCTTTGCTCGACTACGTCATGCGCTTGAAATTGTTGGTGGTCCGAGCAAAAAAGAGCTTAAAGTTTGGGAAAAACACAATGAAAGCTTAAAATTGCCGAAAAATGATGCAATTGAAAGCCAAAGTTAAATTTTTTTATTGACGAGTGAACACAATCTGCTAATATGGCGCTCACACAGACTGGGGTCATAGCTCAGTTGGTAGAGCGCTACAATGGCATTGTAGAGGTCAGCAGTTCGATCCTGCTTGGCTCCACCATTTTCTAGCTCTGTTGTGTTACCTCTCGATAACGTCCCTATCGTCTAGAGGCCTAGGACATCGCCCTTTCACGGCGGCAACCGGGGTTCGAATCCCCGTAGGGACGCCAGATTCTTAAAGAAGCCACTGCATAAATCAGTGGCTTTTTTTTATTGTCTAAACGATTCGCAATAAGCGATACTATGAAATCTTTGCCGTGCTCAGTTTGCTACACCCCTCATCTAGCGCTGATCACATTCCTGTTATCAGCAACAATCAAATGATGGAGTTATGATGCAATATCGTTGCCCACAATGCCAAAGCCCTAAAATTATGCCGATGGCCAATAATCAAAATCCAGCCGCACGCCCAGAAGTGCCTAAAAGTTTAGTGATGCTCATTCCAGCATTATTTATTTTATTATTCTTGGTCGTGGTCAGCATCGGCATGTGGATTTTTGGCAATGGTCCAGGTACCACCTTGCAAAATGCCACGATCATCGTCTTTGTGATTGCTGTGATCGCAGGCTTCTTTTTTTGGCGAGATCTTCCCAACTTCAAATTGTCCATGCAAGCATTTATGAACAATAACCGTGATTGGAAATGTCGTGATTGCCAGCATGAGTGGCACATCTAATAAGCCCGCCAGATCAGCATGCAAATACACAAAAAGCAGGATCATTTCCTGCTTTTTGTACAATTTTTCTTTAAGCCATTTCTCTTTAAACAACTTTTCTTTAAGCCATTTTTCTGCTTTTGCAAGTAATGATTTTAAGCCATGCTGCCAGACCAGCAACACAGCCTTTCTTTAACCAATAGACGCTGTTGTAGATGTTGCCGCTGCACTGCCTTTTTCATTCAACCAACGATAAAGAATTGGCAGTAAAATCAAAGTCAGTAGCGTTGAAGATAAAATCCCCCCAATCACCACAGTTGCCAGTGGGCGTTGTACTTCTGCGCCAGTGCCAGTTGCCAAGGCCATCGGGACAAAGCCCAATGATGCCACACATGCCGTCATCAAGACTGGGCGTAAACGTAGCACTGCCCCCTGCCAAATGGCTTGTTGCACGGGCATTTTCTGTTGCAGCTCCTTCATAAAAGTCAGCATGACCAAACCATTCAGTACCGCCACACCAGACAAGGCAATAAAGCCGACCGCAGCCGACATCGACAAGGGGATATCACGTAACCATAAAGCAATCAGCCCGCCACACAATGCAAAAGGCACACCACTAAACACCAGCAGGCTTTCTTTCACATGATGAAAGACCGCCATCAACAAAATAAAAATCGTCAATAAAGCCATCGGCACCACAATTTGCATTCTGGCTTTGGCTGAAGCCAGATTTTCAAATTGACCGCCATATTCAATCCAGTAACCCGTTGGCAAAGCTTGCTTCGACAATTGTGCTTGTACCTCTTGCACAAAAGAGCCTAAATCTCGCCCCTGTACATTGGCAGTGACCACCACACGACGCTTGGCATTTTCACGACTGACTTGGTTTAGCCCTAAAATATTTTCCACCGTCGCCACATCTTGCAGCTGAATCAATCCACCATTGGGCAGTTGAATCGGTAAATTGGCGAGTTGTTGCGGATTCCTAGACTGCTCATCGAGGCGAATGACCAAGTCAAAACGGCGATCACCCTGTAAAATCTGCCCGATATTTTGCCCACCAATACTGGTCGCCACCAAGTCCTGAATATCACTGAGCGCCAGCCCATATTGCGCCGCCAATGCTGGGTTAACGGCGACATTGAGCAAAGGCAAGCCACTGGTTTGTTCCACATTGACTGCGGTTGCACCCGAGATACTTTGAATACTCTTGGCAATCTGCTGGGCTTGTTGATTCAGCACAGTCATATCATCACCAAAGATTTTCACCCCCAAATCACTCCGCACGCCGGAAATTAATTCATTAAAACGGAGCTCAATCGGCTGTGAAAACTCACTATTATTGCCAGGCAAAGTCGCCAAATAGTCCTGCATACGTTCACGCAATTGCTGAATACTTTGCTTGGCATCAGGCCATTGCTCACGTGCTTTCAGCAAAATAAAAGCATCAGAGATATTGGGTGGCATCACATCGGTAGCAACTTCTGCCGTACCGGTACGGGCAAAAATAGCTTTAATTTCTGGGAATTTTTGCAATAACTGTTTTTCGGTATTTTCCTGCATCCGCAAAGACTGTTCTAAGCCCGTACTCGGAGAACGCATTTGTTGTACCGCAAAGTCACCCTCGCCCAATTGAGGTGCAAACTCACTACCGATCTGCGTTGACAAGATTGCCGTTAAAAACAACAGCGAAAATGCCAAGGTCAGTACCAGATACTTACATTGATAGCCCCAGTCCAACAGTGCCTGATAATGCTTTTTCAAGGCGCTCATCCAGCGGCTTTCTTGTTCTTTGACCTGACCACGGACAAACATCGCCACAGCCGCGGGCACAAAGCTAATCGATAGGATCATGGCCCCCAATAATGCAAAGACCACCGTCGCAGCCATCGGATGGAACATTTTGGCTTCTACGCCAGTGAGCGCAAAAATCGGCAGATACACCACCAAGATGATGAGCTGACCAAAAATCAGTGGTCGACGAGCTTGTTTTGCCGCCAAAAATACTTCACGAAAGCGTTCTTGACGGCTGAGTGGACGTCCGACTTGATGTTGATACTCAGCCAAACGACGAATACAGTTTTCTACAATCACCACGGCACCATCAACAATAATGCCGAAGTCTAAAGCACCTAAGCTCATCAGGTTGGCACTAATATTCCGCTCTGCCATACCCGCCAAGGTAAACAGCATGGACAATGGAATCACGCAGGCTGTAATTAATGCGGCACGGAAATTCCCTAAAAACACAAAGAGAATCACGATGACCAAGATAGCGCCTTCTACCAGGTTTTTTTGTACCGTGGCAATCGCACGCTCAACCAAATCGGTACGGTCATATACCGTTTCAATCACCACCCCTGGGGGCAAAGCTTTTTGAATCTCGCTCAGCTTCAGATCTACCGCACGGGCGACATCGCGGCTATTTTCACCCATCATCATCATCACAATACCGAGTACTGTTTCTTCACCATTGTAGGTTGCCGCACCTGTTCTCAAGTCATGCCCAATGGCAACCTGTGCCACATCGGCGACCCGTAGCGGGGTGCTATTTTGCCCCACACTGCCAGCATCGTTGTTGAGATAAGGAATGCTGACATTTTCGATATCGGCAATGCTTTGTAGCATGCCAGGTACTCGAACGGTATACTGCTGACCATTCTCCTCAATAAAGCCTGCGCCACGGTTTTCATTGTTACGCTGTAAAGCATTTTGCAATGCCGACAAGGGAATTTGTAATTGCTGCAAACGGGTTAAATCTGGCGACACCACATAGGTCTTGTTGTAGCCACCGATGCTATTTACCTCGGCAACGCCAGCCACACGCTGTAATTGTGGTCGTATCACCCAATCCTGTATTTCCCTTAAATCCATTGCACTATAGGGCTGCCCATCGGCTTTACGCGCATCTGGTTGCGCACGCACCACCCATTGATAAATTTCACCCAAGCCCGTCGAAATCGGTGATAGGCTGGGGCGGATGCCTTCAGGCAACTCGGCAGCCACTTCTTGCAAACGCTGATTGATCAACTGCCGTGCCCAATAGATATCGGTGCCATCGGCAAAAATAATGGTGATTTGCGACAGACCATAACGGGAAATGGAACGAGTTTGTTGCAGCTTAGCCAAGCCTGCCATGGCATTTTCTATGGGATAGGTAATGCGCTGTTCAACTTCTAACGCGGTAAAACCATTGGCTTGTGCATTAATTTGGACCTGTACATTGGTAATATCGGGAACCGCATCAATGGGAAGTTTTTGATAACTCCACAGCCCTATACCGACCCAAGCCACAACCATCAGCATGACCCAAATGGCATTGCTTATTGCAAACTGAATCATCCGATCAAATAGACCTTCTGGCTTAGGAAATACGGACTGTTGCGGTTTTTCAGGTTTAATGTGCATGTGCCGCCTCCCCTTTTTCCAGCTCTGATTTCAGTAAGAAACTGCCCTGTGCCACATAAGATTGATCCTTGCGCAGCCCTTGTTTAATCTCCACCCACTGACCATCTGCAGAACTTTGTCCTAAGCTCACCACCTGCGGACTAAATTTGACCTGATCGCCTTGGTAATCTGCCACAAATACCACGCTCTTCTCTTCAAGTTGCTGCAAAGCAGCTTTACGCACACGCAATACCGTCTGTTGTTGCCGCTGTGGAATGGCAATATTAACCATCAAATTCGGACGCAATTCCTGTGCCGAAGACAAGACTTTGGCACGGACTTTTAAACGCCCTGTTTGTGCATCTGCTTCGGCACTGAGCGTTTGAATTTGCGCTTGAAAAGTGTTTTGGGTTTGTAGTGATTTAAAGCTCAGCTTTTGCTCAGGCAACACCGGTAAATTAGGATCACTGGGTATAACAAACTCAAGCCAAAGCTGGTCAAGTTGATCAATCACAAAGAGCTGTGTCGCCAATTGGATATTTTCACCCACCACAATGTCTTTTTGACTGATCACCCCAGCAATGGGGGCAGTCAAGACATAACGACCATGAGTAGAGCCCTGCGCACCGTAGGCACTTAGCCGAGACTGTGCTGCTTGTACTTGAATCTGCGCTTGTTGATAAGCATTGGCAGCACGTTGATAGTCTTGCTTAGCCGATATCCCTTGCGACCATAAGGTTTTTTCCCGTTGATATTCCTGTCGTGCCAGTTCGAGCGTACTTTGTGCCACACGTAAATTGGCTTGTTGATCGACCAAATCGGGAATGAGCAATGTTGCCAAAGCTTGTCCTTTCTGAACATGTTGCCCGAGATCAACATTAACGCGCTCTACCCGCCCTGCAAAAATCGAGGCCACATGGGCTTGACGGTCGGTATTGGCAATTAATCGTGCTGGATATTGGGTACTATTACTGACCTCTCCCATACTGGCAGTTTCTATTTTTACACCTTGTTCTGCTATCTGTTGGGCAGTGAGTCGCACCGACTGGTCTTGTTCATGCGCATGTTCATCATGCCCTGCCTCATCCGCTGTCGTCTTTTCATCTGCTTGATGGCTGTTTTGAGGCGCTGCTTGCCCATGATCATGCCCATCATCAGCCTCATGCTTGGGGTTCAACCACAAGATGAACGCAGCTAAGCCTAAAGTCAGGAGTACAACCGCAACGATCCATCGACCTTGTGAAAATTTAGCACGTGTTTGAAAACGCATCCGGTTATTCTCCTGTAGCAAAGGCTGGTATGTCTTGTATTTGTTGCCATAAAGGTTGATTTAATTGTGCTAAGGCATCCTTGGCCATGATGACACTCGGCTCAATCCCTAGACTCAAGCTCTCGGCTTCAATCGCCACTTGCCATGCATCTTTGAGCAATTGCACGCGACGTAAAGCAATCTCTTGCAATTGCGAAGTTGCCTGCTGCACATCGCTCACCGCAAATTTACCCACGTTAAAACCTTGCAAACTCTTTTGTTGCACCTGTATGGCAAGTGGTAATTGCGCTTGATCAAGTTGTTTGAACTGTGCTGTTAAGCCCGCCAAGGCTTTGACCAAGCTCGCCAATTGCAGCTGATTTTGTTGTTGATAAAACTGTTGTTCACGCGCTAAAACAGATGTTTTGACTTCAGCGATTTTGACTGCATATTGCCGCCGATCAAAAATATGCAAAGGCACAGCCAGCCCAAGCACCAGCTGATTGTCACTGGCATCGTTCGGGCTACGATTGTTTTTCATCCCGATACTGAGCGTTGGATTGGGGCGTGCCTGTGCTTGTAGCAATTTCACCTGCGCTTGCTGATATTGCTGCTGGAGTTGTCGTGATTTTTCTAACAGATTATGCGCTTGTGAACGCTGTATTTGCTCTGCGACATCATTCGGCCACAAAGAATTCGCAGCAAAATCAGACATGATGTCTTCATTTGACTCACCCCATAACTGACTCAATTGCTGAGCGGCAAGGCTGCGTTGTAAATCAACCTGTTGGTATATACGTTGATTTTCCATGTGGTTCATACGCACACGATCGACATCGACTTGGGCGACAGCACCTGCCTGATAACGCCGCTGTAAAGCTTGTACATTATCGGCACTGACCTGTAACTGTGCTAAGACCACCTCGCGCTCTAAGTCATAAATTGCCAGCTGTGACCAAAGGTATTTCACCAGCAGCGCCAGTTTTTGTTGATAGATTTGTTGTTCTAAATCTGATCGAGACTGCGCCCAT
This window contains:
- the gltX gene encoding glutamate--tRNA ligase → MTVRTRIAPSPTGFPHVGTAYIALFNLCFAKKHGGEFILRIEDTDQVRSTAESEKMILDSLRWLGLNWVEGPDIGGPHAPYRQSERMHIYKQYALELVEKGHAFYCFATAEELDQMRAEQQARGETPRYDGRGLNLSAEEVQRRLAAGEPHVIRMKVPSEGICTFNDLLRGEVEIPWAQVDMQVLLKTDGLPTYHLANVVDDHLMEITHVIRGEEWIPSAPKHQLLYQYFGWDMPTICHMPLLRNPDKSKLSKRKNPTSITYYKDIGVLPEALLNYLGRMGWSMPDEREQFSLDEMIEHFDIQRVSLGGPIFDVDKLSWLNGQWIKGLTPAQLLDRLLNWKSDRNKLEDIAAAIQPRIQLLADAVNWAGFYFNQFPTLSKEDFVSKKLTEEQVRQSLQFAIWRLEALSSWNNDSVSQTLMDLAAQMEIKLRDFMPSFFIAIAGSTSSTPVMQSMVTLGPDLSFARLRHALEIVGGPSKKELKVWEKHNESLKLPKNDAIESQS
- a CDS encoding sulfate ABC transporter substrate-binding protein, coding for MKNPIQNIWRSAVVALSLLGLAHTAQAEDREFLNVSYDATREFYDEFNSSFAQYWQSRTGKTVRFKQSHGGSGKQARAVVDGLKADVVTLALANDIDEIAKTGQINKNWQKQFPHNSAPYTSTIVFMVRKGNPKKIHDWTDLVRPGVEIITPNPKTGGLPRWIYLSAWGYALKQPNGSDATARDFVSKMYHNVKVMDPAARASMTTFAERGIGDVLLTWENEALVTARALGKDKFDIVYPSISILTEPSVAIVDRNVEKNGNKWLARGYINYLYSPRGQDMAARYFYRPRNPEILAKYAAQFPKLKTFSIDEVFGGWAKAQQTHFVNGGVFDQIYNQKR
- a CDS encoding efflux RND transporter permease subunit, giving the protein MHIKPEKPQQSVFPKPEGLFDRMIQFAISNAIWVMLMVVAWVGIGLWSYQKLPIDAVPDITNVQVQINAQANGFTALEVEQRITYPIENAMAGLAKLQQTRSISRYGLSQITIIFADGTDIYWARQLINQRLQEVAAELPEGIRPSLSPISTGLGEIYQWVVRAQPDARKADGQPYSAMDLREIQDWVIRPQLQRVAGVAEVNSIGGYNKTYVVSPDLTRLQQLQIPLSALQNALQRNNENRGAGFIEENGQQYTVRVPGMLQSIADIENVSIPYLNNDAGSVGQNSTPLRVADVAQVAIGHDLRTGAATYNGEETVLGIVMMMMGENSRDVARAVDLKLSEIQKALPPGVVIETVYDRTDLVERAIATVQKNLVEGAILVIVILFVFLGNFRAALITACVIPLSMLFTLAGMAERNISANLMSLGALDFGIIVDGAVVIVENCIRRLAEYQHQVGRPLSRQERFREVFLAAKQARRPLIFGQLIILVVYLPIFALTGVEAKMFHPMAATVVFALLGAMILSISFVPAAVAMFVRGQVKEQESRWMSALKKHYQALLDWGYQCKYLVLTLAFSLLFLTAILSTQIGSEFAPQLGEGDFAVQQMRSPSTGLEQSLRMQENTEKQLLQKFPEIKAIFARTGTAEVATDVMPPNISDAFILLKAREQWPDAKQSIQQLRERMQDYLATLPGNNSEFSQPIELRFNELISGVRSDLGVKIFGDDMTVLNQQAQQIAKSIQSISGATAVNVEQTSGLPLLNVAVNPALAAQYGLALSDIQDLVATSIGGQNIGQILQGDRRFDLVIRLDEQSRNPQQLANLPIQLPNGGLIQLQDVATVENILGLNQVSRENAKRRVVVTANVQGRDLGSFVQEVQAQLSKQALPTGYWIEYGGQFENLASAKARMQIVVPMALLTIFILLMAVFHHVKESLLVFSGVPFALCGGLIALWLRDIPLSMSAAVGFIALSGVAVLNGLVMLTFMKELQQKMPVQQAIWQGAVLRLRPVLMTACVASLGFVPMALATGTGAEVQRPLATVVIGGILSSTLLTLILLPILYRWLNEKGSAAATSTTASIG
- a CDS encoding TolC family protein, with the protein product MSKINSGLFAVRSAPSDAIQEMQLHKPLRPAYAALLALLLFMPKAQAAVAQLTPASTASSTLSLNASQSLEETQRNTLPQRIKLPQAIDKVQAFQAKQGVWQAQQSIHTANKQASRLWKNPTISVEQSGWDREQDRELSFAVSQDLDLFGARRAQYQLAEWAQSRSDLEQQIYQQKLALLVKYLWSQLAIYDLEREVVLAQLQVSADNVQALQRRYQAGAVAQVDVDRVRMNHMENQRIYQQVDLQRSLAAQQLSQLWGESNEDIMSDFAANSLWPNDVAEQIQRSQAHNLLEKSRQLQQQYQQAQVKLLQAQARPNPTLSIGMKNNRSPNDASDNQLVLGLAVPLHIFDRRQYAVKIAEVKTSVLAREQQFYQQQNQLQLASLVKALAGLTAQFKQLDQAQLPLAIQVQQKSLQGFNVGKFAVSDVQQATSQLQEIALRRVQLLKDAWQVAIEAESLSLGIEPSVIMAKDALAQLNQPLWQQIQDIPAFATGE
- a CDS encoding efflux RND transporter periplasmic adaptor subunit, which produces MRFQTRAKFSQGRWIVAVVLLTLGLAAFILWLNPKHEADDGHDHGQAAPQNSHQADEKTTADEAGHDEHAHEQDQSVRLTAQQIAEQGVKIETASMGEVSNSTQYPARLIANTDRQAHVASIFAGRVERVNVDLGQHVQKGQALATLLIPDLVDQQANLRVAQSTLELARQEYQREKTLWSQGISAKQDYQRAANAYQQAQIQVQAAQSRLSAYGAQGSTHGRYVLTAPIAGVISQKDIVVGENIQLATQLFVIDQLDQLWLEFVIPSDPNLPVLPEQKLSFKSLQTQNTFQAQIQTLSAEADAQTGRLKVRAKVLSSAQELRPNLMVNIAIPQRQQQTVLRVRKAALQQLEEKSVVFVADYQGDQVKFSPQVVSLGQSSADGQWVEIKQGLRKDQSYVAQGSFLLKSELEKGEAAHAH